In Herpetosiphonaceae bacterium, the genomic stretch CTCACAATCTTCTCGTGCCCGCGCTGGCCCATCACGTGCCGCAGCGCGGCATCGCTGCCGAGCGCCAGCACCCGCGCCGCGAAATCGTCCACGTCGTCGCGCTGGCACACGAACCCGGACACGCCGTCGTCGACGACCTCCGGCAGCGCCGAGGCATTGGTCGTCACCACGGGCCTGCCGCACGCGCCCGCCTCCGCCGCGACGATCCCAAAGCCCTCGACGCGCGCCGGGAAGAGCAGGATGTCGCAGCTCTGATAAGCTGCCACCAGCCCATCGCGGTCGGGCGTGCCGATCGGGATCATCCGGGGATGCGGCGGCGCGGCCTGCACCGCCTGAAACGACGAGGTGTAGAACAAGACATAATCGGATGGCAGCCGGTCCATGATCGCGGGCAGCAGATCGAAGCCTTTGCGCCGGGTGCGATTGCCGACGAACAGCAGACGGATGCGCGCGTCGGTTTGCGGCAGGCCGTGGTCGGTGCGCTTCCAGTCGGGCGTGGGCACGAAAACATCGGTGTCGATGCCGTCGTAAACTACTGTCGTATCGAGCTTGCCGTAGGTCAGC encodes the following:
- a CDS encoding glycosyltransferase family 4 protein, producing the protein MQQTSGQRMLRPLYVAPIGKGGVDIGINNITRAVRRAGHDPTLRRLPYLHNFLPMLAPLGLGRGWWRGYDIIQGRSRVAWALKRRDVPLVTTVHHLTTDPLLQPYASWQQRLFYRLVEYTYDGLSVRRADAVVCVSKYTQQQVALTYGKLDTTVVYDGIDTDVFVPTPDWKRTDHGLPQTDARIRLLFVGNRTRRKGFDLLPAIMDRLPSDYVLFYTSSFQAVQAAPPHPRMIPIGTPDRDGLVAAYQSCDILLFPARVEGFGIVAAEAGACGRPVVTTNASALPEVVDDGVSGFVCQRDDVDDFAARVLALGSDAALRHVMGQRGHEKIVSCFGYDQLAAGLLGVYERLLSKGH